Within the Fundidesulfovibrio putealis DSM 16056 genome, the region CTACGCCGACGGCGAGGGCCGCATCATCGACAAGGTGCAGGCCGACACTTTTGTGTCCCTGCCCCAGGTGGAAGTGGAATCCGGCATGGAGCGCCACCTGCCTGTGCTCGAGGAGTTGCGCAAGGCCATCGCGGCCAAGCAGACACCTTTCGGCCTGGACCAGGTGGCCTGGATACGCCTCTCCTGGAGATACGGCCTGGAAGTCAGGCTTATGGATAGAAACGTCATGCTCTGTGTGGGCGTGGACGACTTGAAAAACAACCTCACCCATATGGGGCTGGTGTGGGCCAATCTGGCCAAACGCGGCGAACTGGATAGCGCGGCGATCATATCAGCCCAGAACCGCAAGGTGTGGGTGGAAAAGCATGGATAACTTCCGAGTGAAGGATGCGAGGGGGACCCCGTAATGGCCAAGGCTTCGGAACTCATTGTCGGGCTGGACATCGGCACCACCAAGATATGCACGGTGGTGGGCGAGCTTTCGCCTGAAGGCGTGGACGTGGTGGGCATCGGCACTGCGCCGTCCACCGGCCTTCGCAAGGGCGTGGTGGTCAACATCGAACAGACGGTGGCCTCCATCAAGCGCGCCCTGGAGGAAGCCGAGCTCATGGCCGGCTGCGAAATCCGCACGGTGTACGCGGGCATAGCCGGGAGCCACATCAAGGGCTTCAACTCCCACGGCGTCATCGCCGTGAAGGGGGGCGAGGTAACCCAGAAGGACGTGGAGCGCGTGCTGGACGCGGCCAAGGCCGTGGCCATCCCGCTGGACCGCGAGGTGATCCACATCCTGCCGCAGGAATACATCGTGGACGACCAGCGCGGCATCGCCGATCCGCTGGGCATGGCCGGGGTGCGCCTGGAAGTGAAGGTGCACATCGTCACTGGCGCGGTCACCAGCGCCCAGAACATCATCCGCAGCTGCCACCGCGCGGGCCTGGATGTGGCCGACATCGTGCTGGAGGCCCTGGCCTCGGCCAAGGCCGTGCTCACCGAAGAGGAGCGCGAGATCGGCGTGGCCCTGGTGGACCTGGGCGGCGGCACCACCGACCTGGCGGTGTTCTCCAACGACTCCATCAAGCACACCTCGGTGCTGGCGCTTGGCGGCAACAACCTGACCAATGACATCGCCTTCGGCCTGCGCACGCCCATGGCCAGCGCGGAGAAGATCAAGATCAAGTACGGCTGCGCGCTGTCCGACCTGGTGCGCAAGGACGAAGTCATCGAGGTGATCAGCGTGGGCGGGCGCGAACCGCGCAGGCTGTCTCGCCAGGTGCTGTCTGAAATCTGCGAGCCGCGCATCGAGGAGATGCTGGCCCTGGTGGACCAGGAGCTCATCAAGAGCGGGCTCAAGAACTCCATCGCTGCTGGCGTGGTGCTCACAGGCGGCACGGCGCTGATCGAAGGCATCCAGGAGCTTGGCGAACAGATTTTCAACCTGCCTACCCGCGTGGGCTACCCCATGCGCGTCGGCGGACTCAAGGACGTTGTGAACAGCCCCATGTACGCAACTGCCGTGGGGCTTTTGATGTACGGCGCGGAGAAGGAAGGCGTTGAAAAGCGCTTCCGTATCCGTTCGGACGAAAAAGTCTTCAATCGCATCCTCGGACGAATGCGGAAATGGTTCGTGGATGTGAAGTAAGAGAGGGTAGAGGCCATGTTTATTCAGGGGGATTTGTTTCAAGAGCAAGGAGGAGGGACCATGGACATTTATGATATCGATTTTGAATCAAACGCACGCATCAAAGTGGTAGGTGTTGGTGGCGGCGGCGGAAACGCTGTCAACAACATGATCTGTTCTGCTCTGCGCGGCGTCACGTTCATCACGGCCAACACGGACATTCAGGCGCTGAACAAGTCCAAGGCCGAGTTCAAGATCCAGCTGGGCGACAAGCTGACCAAGGGCCTTGGCGCTGGCGCCAACCCCGATTGCGGCCGTGACGCGGCCCTGGAATCCATCGACCAGATCAGGAAGACCATCTCCGACGCGGACATGGTGTTCGTGACCGCAGGCATGGGCGGCGGCACCGGCACCGGCGCTGCTCCCGTCATCGCCCAGGCCGCCAAGGAAGCCGGCGCGCTGACCGTGGGCGTGGTCACCCGGCCTTTCTACTTCGAGGGCAAGAAGCGCCTGACCGCCGCCGACAAGGGCATCGCCGCGCTTCGCGAGCAGGTGGACTCCATCATCACCATTCCCAACGACCGCCTGCTGACCTTGGCCTCCAAGAAGGCCACCTTCATGGAGATGCTGAAAAAGGCAGACGAGATCCTCTACTACGCCGTGAAAGGCATCTCGGACCTTATCATGGTGCCCGGTCTCATCAACCTGGACTTCGCCGACGTGAAGGCCGTGATGAGCGAGATGGGCCTGGCCATGATGGGCTTCGGCGTGGCGCGCGGCGAAAACCGCGCCCGCGAGGCCGCCCAGAAGGCCATCACCAGCCCGCTGCTGGAAGACGTGACCATCGACGGAGCCAAGGGCGTTCTGATGAACATCACCTGTTCGCCCGACCTGACCATCGAGGAAGTGGACGAAGCCGCCTCCACCATCACCGAGGCCGTCAGCGACGAGGCCAAGGTGTTCTTCGGCACCGTGTTTGACGAGACCGCTGGCGACGAGATCCGCATCACCGTCATCGCCACCGGCATCGAGACCGCCGAAGAGATGGCCCGCTCCCAGGCCATGCGCGCCAAGGTGAGCGTGCATCCCGCCGTGGGCCAGAACGTGGTCCAGCACACCGCGCAGCAGGCCCCCCAGGCGAGCCAGCACGAATCCGTGCCCATGCCCCAGATGCAGCCCATGCAGGCCATGCAGCCCATGCATCAGGTCCCGCAGCAGATGCCCCAGCAGCATCAGCCCGAGCCTCAGCTGCGCCAGCAGCGCCCCCGCGACGCCCAGCAGGAGCACGTGGCCAGCCCGCGCACCGAGCGCATCATGGCCACCCATCACAACGACCTGACCATCCCCGCCTACCTGCGCCGTGCGCGCAAGGGCGGACCTGATCAGGCGGGCATCGCGCAGTACAAGACCCACACCCCGGGCTCCGAGGACTTCGTGTTCGACGAAGACGAGTTCGAGGTTCCGGCCTTCATCCGCATGCAGGCCGACTAGGAGCGTGACAGGGAAAGTGTTGCCAAATGTCTCGGTTGGAGACACCCTGAGGAGGTGAACGCGACTCCACGGACCGTCTACTTCGGCGCCCGCACACCTGTCCTGCCGGATCCCGGCGGCAGGCTGCCGATTGCACTGGCCTATCCAGGCCCCTCCCGGGCGGCATTGTCCGCCTTGGGGTGGCAGGCCGTGTACCGGCTGGCCGGGCAAAGCCCATGGTTGGTAACGGAGCGTTTCTTCCTTTCCGCGGGAAAAGACGCCCCAAGGTCGATGGACACGTCCTCCCCCCTGGACGCGTTTCCTGTCGTGGCCTTCTCCCTGGGTTACGAACTTGACGGAGCCGTGCTGACACAAGCGCTCGCCGCTTCCGGTGTCCCTCTCCTTGCCAGCCAGCGGTCCGGCTTCCCAATCCTGTTGGGAGGCGGGCCGCTGGCCTTTTTGAATCCGGCCCCCCTGGCCCCGGTGCTGGACGTGTGGTTCGTGGGCGAGGCCGAGGCGGGGCTGGTGCCCTGCCTGGAACGCGCCGCCGAGATGATCCTTGGCGGGGCCTCCAAGCCCGAAGTGCTGGAGATGATGGCCGCGAGACAGGGCTTCTACGTGCCGGGGCGCAGCGCGCTTCCGGTGAAGCGCGTGGTGGCTCCGGGCGGACGCATCCTCACTGATCCGGCATGTTCGAGCTTCGTCAGCCACGAGGCCGAATTCAAGGACACCCTGCTCATGGAAGTGAACAGGGGATGTCCGCACTCTTGTCGCTTCTGTGCGGCGGGTTTCGTCTACCGCCCGCCACGGCAGGCCCGCATGGCCGATCTTCAGGCCATGGTGCGCGAGACCTCGCCCAAGAAGGTCGGCCTCATCGGCACGGCGCTCACCGACTGGCCGGAGCTCTCCGAATTTCTGAACTGGCTCTCAGCTGAGAAGGTCAAGTTCACGCTCTCTTCAGTACGGGCCGACGGCGTGACCGAATCGCTGCTCGGCATCCTGCGCGACGCCGGGCTTCGCACCCTGACCCTGGCCCTGGAAGGCCCCAGCGCGCGCATCCGCCGCATGACCAACAAGAACCTGGACGAGGAGGTCTTCCTGCGTGCCGTGGAGCTGGCCGCCAAGCGCGGCGTGAACCACCTGAAGACCTACCTGATCATGGGCTGGCCGGGGGAGGAAGACGCCGACTACGACGAGTTGACGCGCTTCCTGGCCGAAATCTGCAAGGTTGGCCGGGTGGGCGGCGGCAAGAAGGGCATCGGGCACATGACCCTGGGCGTGAACCCGCTGGTGCCCAAACCTTGGACGCCCATGCAGTGGGCTCCCATGGCCTCCGAGGCTGCGCTGGAAGACCGGCAGGCTTCGCTGGCCGCCATGATAAAGCCTCTTCGAGGCGTGCGCCTGGATGGCGAGAAGCCGTATTGGGCACGGGTGCAGGGGCTCTTGGCGCGCGGAGGCGAGGAACTGGCGGAATTGAACGTGCTGGCCGGGGAACTGGGCTGGCGCAAGGGCCTTGCCGCCTGGGGCGGGGACATGGGGCCGGTGCTGGACCGCGAACGCGCCAAGGACGAGCCCTTCCCCTGGGAGTGCATCGACGTGGGCGTTGGCCGCGAAGTGCTCTGGCGCGAATGGGAGCGCTACAAGTCAGGCAAGCGCACGCCCAAGTGCCCGGACACCGACTGCGGGCGCTGCGCGGCCTGCGGCGAGAACATGGGCGGAGAAGAGCCTTAAACCGGTCTGTAAGTCAGCAGCAGGTCGTCGCCGCTGGGCGCAATCCCGGCCAGCCGCAGGCGTCTGGCCTGCTCCATGGATTCGGCCACCTCGCCTGAAAACACAGGAATCCCCATCTCGTCCCCGAGAATTTTCGGGGCAAGGAAATACTGGAACTCGTCCATAAGCCCCAGCCTGCACAGGGACATGGCCAGCCTGCCGCCGCCCTCGCACAGGGTGGTGTGGCATCCGGCTTCCTGGCGCAGCATGGTGAAACCCGCCGACAGATCGAGCTTCTCGCCGATGCTGGGCAGCTCCCACACCCGAACGCCCTTGTCGCGCAAACCCTCGGCCCGAACGGACACGGCATTTGCCGCATCTGTCCAGAAGATGGTTTCGTCCGGACGAGTGGTCAGAAGCGTGAACGGAGAGCCAGGCTCCGGCAACAGCGACGTCACCACCACGGCCAGAGGCTGGCGGTCAATGGAACGGCCCTCGATGCGCACGGTCAGCTGGGGGTTGTCCAGGCGCAGCGTTGCTCCGCCCACAACCACGGCGTCCACCCGGGTGCGCAGCTCATGCACTGCGGCGCGCGACTGCGTGCCGCTGACCCAGGCCGCCTTGCAGGTGCGCGAGGCGATGCGCCCGTCCAGCGTGGCCGCCATCTTGAGGATGTTGTAGGTGCGGGGCGTGAATTGCCAGACGGCAAAATCAGCGATCATGTCCTTGCAGGCCTGTTCCATCACGCCCACCGTCACGTCCACACCCTTGGAGCGCAGAAAGTCCGCGCCGCCGCCTTCCACACGAGGGTTGGGGTCGGCGCAGCCCACCACCACTCTCTTTATCCCGGCAGCGAGCACGGCGTGGGTGCAGGGCGGGGTCTTGCCGAAGTGGTTGCAGGGCTCCAGCGTCACGTAGAGCGTGCAACTGGTCGGGTCCACGCCGCGCGCTGCCGCGTCGGCCAGACAGTTGACCTCGGCGTGGGGCTCTCCGTGGCGCATGTGCCAGCCCTCGGCCACGATCAGGCCGTCACGGACCAGCACCGCGCCCACGCATGGGTTGGGGGCGGTCGCGCCTTTGCCCTGCGCGGCAAGTTGCAGCGCGCGGGCCATCTGGGCTTCGTCAGCTGTTTTTGGGGCCAGGCAGGGTATCAAAGTTCACTCCAGCTTCGGTGAGCATGTCGCGCGAGAGCTCGTCCGGGTAGCCCTCGGCGTAGTGGATGTCCTTCACGCCGCAGTTGATGAGCATCTTCGTGCAGATGATGCAGGGCTGCGTCGTGCAGTAGATGACCGCCCCGGCTATGGACACGCCGTGGGTTGCGGCCTGGATGATCACGTTCTGCTCGGCGTGCAGGCCACGGCAGAGCTCGTGGCGTTGGCCGGACGGGATGCCGAGCTTCTCGCGCAGGCAGCCGATGTCCAGGCAGTGGGCGGTCCCGGCGGGCGCGCCGTTGTAGCCGGTGGCCAGGATGCGCTTGTCCTTTACGGCGATGGCCCCCACCTTGCGGCGAAGGCAGGTGGAGCGCTCGGCCACCAGGGCGGCGATGCCCATGAAATAGTCGGGCCAGGGGAGGCGTTGGTCCATGATGGAGGTACTCCGTTATTTCTTGGAAAGTGATGACCGCAGCCCCGGATGTCAAGCAAAAGGGCCGCGCGGCTTTCGCCGCGCGGCCCGGAAGCGTCGAAACGTTCTGGCGATTACCAGGCGAACAGCGGGAACTGGCGGGCGAAGTTCTTCACGTCGGCCTTGATCTGGGCCAGGGCGCTCTCGTTGTCCTTGCCCTTGATGGCCGCGTCGATCCAGGCCACCACCTTCTCCATGTCCTTCTCGTTCATGCCGCGCGTGGTGAGCGCAGGCGTGCCCAGGCGGATGCCCGAGGTCACGAAGGGGGAGCGGGTCTCGAAGGGGACGGTGTTCTTGTTGGCTGTGATGCCGGCCGCGTCCAGCGCGATCTGGGCGTCCTTGCCGGTGACGTCCTTGTTGGTCAGGTCGACGAGCATCAGGTGGTTGTCGGTGCCGCCCGAGACCAGGTCGTAGCCAAGGGCCACGAGGCCAGCCGCCATCACGCGCGCGTTCTTGACCACCTGCTCCTGGTAGGTCTTGAACTCGGGGCGCAGGGCCTCGCCGAAAGCCACGGCCTTGGCCGCGATCACGTGCATGAGCGGTCCGCCCTGGATGCCGGGGAAAATCTGCGAGTCGATCTTCTTGGCGTCCTCCTCACCGGCCAGGATCAGGCCGCCGCGCGGTCCGCGCAGGGTCTTGTGGGTGGTGGAGGTGGTGAAGTGGGCCTTGCCGATGGGCGAGGGGTGCTGTCCGGCAGCCACCAGACCGGCGATGTGGGCCATGTCCACCATCAGGAAGGCGCCGACCTCGTCCGCGATGGCGCGGAAGCGGTCGAAGTCGATGACGCGGGGGTAGGCGCTGGCTCCGGCCACGATCATCTTGGGCTTGTGCTCACGGGCCAGGGCTTCCAGGGCCTCGTAGTCGATGATGCCGGTCTCTTTCTTCACGCCGTAGAACACGATGTTGAAGAAGCGGCCGGAGAAGTTCACGGGGCTGCCGTGGGTCAGGTGTCCGCCGTGGGACAGGTCCATGCCCAGGACGGTGTCGCCGGGCTTGAGCACCGAGAAGTAGACGGCCATGTTGGCCTGCGAGCCGGAGTGGGGCTGCACGTTGGCGTAAGGGCAGTCGAAGAGTTGCTTGACGCGGTCTCGGGCCAGATCCTCGGCCACATCCACGAATTCGCAGCCGCCGTAGTAGCGCTTGTGGGGGTAGCCCTCGGCGTACTTGTGGGTCATGACCGAGCCCTGGGCCTGGCGCACGGCGGTGGAGACGAAGTTCTCCGAGGCGATGAGCTCCAGGCAGCCGACCTGGCGGTCGATTTCGCTGGCAATGGCGGCGGCGATTTCCGGGTCGCGGATGAAAATTTCGTCCATGTCTCGTCCTCCTCGGAAACGTTTAACGGACTTCGCTTCTGGGTAAACCCGCAAAGTCCGTCGAAGGTGTCGCAAAAATGAGCGAGGGGGAGCCTCCGGAAAGAGGCTCCCCCTGGCGTTTACGCTTCAAACTTCTTGAATACCAGGCAGGCGTTGGTCCCGCCGAAGCCGAAGGAGTTGTTCAGCACCGTGTTCACGGTGCGGACCTTGGGCTCGTTGGGCGTGTAGTCCAGATCGCACTCGGGGTCCGGGGTATCGTAGTTGATGGTGCCCGGTACGATGCCTTCCAGCATGGTCTTGACGGAGAACACGCTCTCGATGGCTCCGGCAGCGCCCAGGCAGTGGCCGATCATGGACTTGTTGCCCGTGACCGACAACTTGTAGGCGTAGTCGCCGAATACGGATTTAAGCGCGCGGGTCTCGCACAGGTCGTTCAGCTGGGTGGAGGTGCCGTGGGCGTTGACGCAGTCGATGTCCGTGGGCTGCATGCCAGCCTCGCGCAGGGCCGCCTTCATGGCCAGGGCAGCGCCTTCGCCGGTCTCCGGGGGCGCGGTCATGTGGTAGGCGTCGCCGGAAGCGCCGAAACCGGCCACTTCGGCCAGGATGTTGGCTCCGCGTTCCTTGGCGAACTCCAGCTCCTCAAGCATGAGGATGCCCGCGCCCTCGCCCATGACGAAGCCGGTGCGGTCCTTGTCGAAGGGGCGCGAGGCTTTGGTGGGGTCGTCGTTGCGGGTGGAGAGCGCCTTCAGGGCGTTGAAGCCGCACACGCCAAGGGCGGCCACGGTGGATTCCACGCCGCCGCAGATCATGGCCTTGGCGCGGCCAAGCATGATGTCGGTGTAGGCGTAGCCCACGCCGTGCGCGCCGGAGGCGCAGGCGGTGGTGGTGCAGACGTTGGGGCCTTTGGCTCCGGTGAAGATCGCGGCCTGGCCAGCGGCCATGTTGGCGATGAGCACGGGGATGAAGAAAGGCGACACGCGACCGGGGCCGCCAGCCAGGAGCTTCTTGTGCTGCTCCTCGATGACGTTCAGTCCGCCCATGCCGCAGCCGATGAGCACGCCCACTTCGGGAGCCAGCTCCGGGGTGATTTCAAGCCCGGAGTCCTTGACTGCCATGAGGGCGGCGGCCACGGCGTACTGGGTGAAAATGTCCATGCGGCGGGCCTGCTTGGCCGGGAAGTACTGACTGGGATCAAACCCCTTCACCTCGCAGGCGAAGGTGGTATCGAATCCCGTGGCGTCGAAGCGGGTGATGGGACCCGCCCCTGAAACGCCTTTCAGAAGGTTCTGCCAGCTGGTGGCCAGATCGTTGCCGATGGGCGTGATCGCGGCCATGCCGGTGACGACGACACGTTTGAGCTTCATGGTCTATGGCACCTTGAGGGAAAAATGAGGCGGCCGGGGGTTGGAGTCCGGCCGCCGGCGCGGCGTTAGGCCTGCTTGTTCGACACGTAGTCGATGGCGTCTTGGACCTTGACGATCTTCTGAGCGTCCTCGTCGGCGATCTCGACGCCGAACTCTTCTTCCATGGCCATGATCAGTTCGGTCAGGTCCAGGGAGTCGGCGCCCAGGTCGTCAACGAACTTGGCTTCGGGCTTGACTTCGTCAATGGACACGCCCAGCTGGTCCACAATGATCTCTTTGACTTTTTCTACGACGGACATGGTGTTCTCCTTGGGGAATGTGCGGGGTGGTTGTTCGTTGCGGTCTTAGCGATACAGGCCGCCGTTGACGGCGAGCACCTGGCCGGTGACGTAGGAAGCCTCCGGCGATGCGAGATAGGCCACGGCCGAGGCGACATCCTCGGGCATGCCCATTTTTTTCAGCGGAATCTGTTCAAGGAAGGCGGCCTTGACGGCGTCGGGAAGCCCGGCGGTCATGTCGCTCTCGATGAAGCCGGGAGCCACAGCGTTGACCGTGACGTTGCGGGAGGCAAGCTCCAGCGCGGCGGTCTTGGTAAGGCCGATGAGCCCGGCCTTGGCGGCCACGTAGTTGGCCTGCCCGGCGTTGCCTGACTGGCCCACCACGGAAACGATGTTCACGATGCGTCCGGAGCGGCGCTTCATCATGATCTTGGCGGCCTCGCGCAGGCAGGTGAAGGCCCCGGTGAGGTTCACGCCGATCACGCGGTCCCAGTCCTCGTCCTTCATGCGCACCAGGAGGCCGTCCTTGGTGATGCCGGCGTTGTTCACCAGCACTTCCAGTTCGGTCTTGCCCTCGATGTGCTCCTTGAAGAACGCGGTGATGGCGCTCCGGTCGGAGATGTCCAGGTGCAGGGCCTGGGCCTCGCCGCCCTCGGACATGATGTGGGCGGCCACGGCTTTGGCCTCGTCGGGCTTGGAGACATAGGTGAACAGAACGGAATAGCCGTCCTTGGCCAGGCGTTTGGCCACGGCTGCACCGATGCCGCGCGAGCCTCCGGTGACGAGTGCGGTAAGGCGGGGTGGGTTGCTCATAGATGTTCCGGTATGAGGTGAGGATTGTTCCTATCTCAAATGATCTGCAAACTCAAATGTCAATTTAGCTGCCCAGGAGGCTTTGGGGAAGCTATTTCGAGGCGTTTCCGGCTCGAAATATTTCTGCCAGCCCCGTGGCCGACCCGGTATCGATCAGATGAACTTCAGGATCGCCGCGCCCCAGGTGAAACCGCCGCCGAAGGTGGTCAGCAGCACGGTGGAGCCGGATTTCACACGTCCTTCGCTCACGGCGTCGGACAGGGCGATGGCCACGGACGCGGCGGAGGTGTTTCCGTAGCGGTCCACGGTAACCATGACCCGGTCTCCGGTGAATTTCAGGCGCTTGCCCACGGCCTCGATGATGCGCAGGTTGGCCTGGTGCGGAATGAACAGGTCCACGTCGTCCATGGCGAGGCCGTTTCTGGTCACGATCTCCTCGCAGACCTGGCCCATGGAGCGCACGGCGTTCTTGTAGACCTCGGGGCCGTTCATCTCGATGAAGTAGTCTTCCTTCACCTGCTCGCCGAGCTTCAGCGGCCAGCCGGAACCGCCAGCCTTGACGGTCAGCAGGGGCCAGAGCGAGCCGTCGGACTTGGTGATGATGTCCTTTATGACGGCCTGTCCGGGCTTGGGTTCCTTGTCGGACAGGATGACCGCGCCCGCGCCGTCGCCGAACAGGACGCAGGTTCCCCGGTCGGCCCAGTTGGTGCGGCAGGTGGTGATCTCCGAGGCGGTGATCAGGGCCGTGGAGCCGGGGCGCAGGGCCAGGGCTCCCATGCCGGCCTCCAGGGCGTAGAGGAAGCCGGAGCAGGCGGCGTTCATGTCCACGGCGCTGCGGCCCTGGATGCCGAGCTTTTCCTGGAGGATGCTCGACGCGGGCGGGCAGACCGCGTCCGGGGTGAACGTGGCGTAAAAGATGTGGGTGAGGTCCTGCGCGGTGCGCCCGGCCTGGGCCAGGGCGTTGCGCGCGGCCACCACGGCAAGGTCGCTGGAGGTCTCGCCGGGGGCGGCGATGTGGCGTTCCTTGATGCCGGTGCGTGTGGTGATCCAGTCGTCGCTGGTGTCGACGATGGCCTCAAGGTCCGCGTTGGTGAGCACACGTTCGGGAACGTGACGGCCGAAGCCTTCTATGGTGAAGCGTCCGTGCATGTGGGGGGATCGTTTACTCGGCGCTGGCCGGTCGTTTTAAAAAGTGTGCGAAGTCCTTGTTGGCGGCGAGGCCTTCCTTGAGAAGCTCCGGGGCCTTCAGGCTGATGAGCGTCCCCGCCATGTCCACGGCGTTGGCGATGGCCTTCTGGTTGGAAGCGCCATGGCCTACGATCACCGTGCCCTTGAGCCCCAGGAGCGGCGCGCCGCCGTACTCCGCGTAGTCCATCAGGCGCGAGAAGCGTTTCAAGGCGGACAGGGCCAGGGTGGTGCCGATCTTGGCGAAGAAACCCCTGCGGAGTTCGCCCTTGAGCAGCCGTCCGAGCGAGGAGGC harbors:
- the ftsA gene encoding cell division protein FtsA, which gives rise to MAKASELIVGLDIGTTKICTVVGELSPEGVDVVGIGTAPSTGLRKGVVVNIEQTVASIKRALEEAELMAGCEIRTVYAGIAGSHIKGFNSHGVIAVKGGEVTQKDVERVLDAAKAVAIPLDREVIHILPQEYIVDDQRGIADPLGMAGVRLEVKVHIVTGAVTSAQNIIRSCHRAGLDVADIVLEALASAKAVLTEEEREIGVALVDLGGGTTDLAVFSNDSIKHTSVLALGGNNLTNDIAFGLRTPMASAEKIKIKYGCALSDLVRKDEVIEVISVGGREPRRLSRQVLSEICEPRIEEMLALVDQELIKSGLKNSIAAGVVLTGGTALIEGIQELGEQIFNLPTRVGYPMRVGGLKDVVNSPMYATAVGLLMYGAEKEGVEKRFRIRSDEKVFNRILGRMRKWFVDVK
- the ftsZ gene encoding cell division protein FtsZ → MDIYDIDFESNARIKVVGVGGGGGNAVNNMICSALRGVTFITANTDIQALNKSKAEFKIQLGDKLTKGLGAGANPDCGRDAALESIDQIRKTISDADMVFVTAGMGGGTGTGAAPVIAQAAKEAGALTVGVVTRPFYFEGKKRLTAADKGIAALREQVDSIITIPNDRLLTLASKKATFMEMLKKADEILYYAVKGISDLIMVPGLINLDFADVKAVMSEMGLAMMGFGVARGENRAREAAQKAITSPLLEDVTIDGAKGVLMNITCSPDLTIEEVDEAASTITEAVSDEAKVFFGTVFDETAGDEIRITVIATGIETAEEMARSQAMRAKVSVHPAVGQNVVQHTAQQAPQASQHESVPMPQMQPMQAMQPMHQVPQQMPQQHQPEPQLRQQRPRDAQQEHVASPRTERIMATHHNDLTIPAYLRRARKGGPDQAGIAQYKTHTPGSEDFVFDEDEFEVPAFIRMQAD
- a CDS encoding radical SAM protein translates to MNATPRTVYFGARTPVLPDPGGRLPIALAYPGPSRAALSALGWQAVYRLAGQSPWLVTERFFLSAGKDAPRSMDTSSPLDAFPVVAFSLGYELDGAVLTQALAASGVPLLASQRSGFPILLGGGPLAFLNPAPLAPVLDVWFVGEAEAGLVPCLERAAEMILGGASKPEVLEMMAARQGFYVPGRSALPVKRVVAPGGRILTDPACSSFVSHEAEFKDTLLMEVNRGCPHSCRFCAAGFVYRPPRQARMADLQAMVRETSPKKVGLIGTALTDWPELSEFLNWLSAEKVKFTLSSVRADGVTESLLGILRDAGLRTLTLALEGPSARIRRMTNKNLDEEVFLRAVELAAKRGVNHLKTYLIMGWPGEEDADYDELTRFLAEICKVGRVGGGKKGIGHMTLGVNPLVPKPWTPMQWAPMASEAALEDRQASLAAMIKPLRGVRLDGEKPYWARVQGLLARGGEELAELNVLAGELGWRKGLAAWGGDMGPVLDRERAKDEPFPWECIDVGVGREVLWREWERYKSGKRTPKCPDTDCGRCAACGENMGGEEP
- the ribD gene encoding bifunctional diaminohydroxyphosphoribosylaminopyrimidine deaminase/5-amino-6-(5-phosphoribosylamino)uracil reductase RibD, translating into MARALQLAAQGKGATAPNPCVGAVLVRDGLIVAEGWHMRHGEPHAEVNCLADAAARGVDPTSCTLYVTLEPCNHFGKTPPCTHAVLAAGIKRVVVGCADPNPRVEGGGADFLRSKGVDVTVGVMEQACKDMIADFAVWQFTPRTYNILKMAATLDGRIASRTCKAAWVSGTQSRAAVHELRTRVDAVVVGGATLRLDNPQLTVRIEGRSIDRQPLAVVVTSLLPEPGSPFTLLTTRPDETIFWTDAANAVSVRAEGLRDKGVRVWELPSIGEKLDLSAGFTMLRQEAGCHTTLCEGGGRLAMSLCRLGLMDEFQYFLAPKILGDEMGIPVFSGEVAESMEQARRLRLAGIAPSGDDLLLTYRPV
- a CDS encoding deoxycytidylate deaminase, translating into MDQRLPWPDYFMGIAALVAERSTCLRRKVGAIAVKDKRILATGYNGAPAGTAHCLDIGCLREKLGIPSGQRHELCRGLHAEQNVIIQAATHGVSIAGAVIYCTTQPCIICTKMLINCGVKDIHYAEGYPDELSRDMLTEAGVNFDTLPGPKNS
- the glyA gene encoding serine hydroxymethyltransferase, with protein sequence MDEIFIRDPEIAAAIASEIDRQVGCLELIASENFVSTAVRQAQGSVMTHKYAEGYPHKRYYGGCEFVDVAEDLARDRVKQLFDCPYANVQPHSGSQANMAVYFSVLKPGDTVLGMDLSHGGHLTHGSPVNFSGRFFNIVFYGVKKETGIIDYEALEALAREHKPKMIVAGASAYPRVIDFDRFRAIADEVGAFLMVDMAHIAGLVAAGQHPSPIGKAHFTTSTTHKTLRGPRGGLILAGEEDAKKIDSQIFPGIQGGPLMHVIAAKAVAFGEALRPEFKTYQEQVVKNARVMAAGLVALGYDLVSGGTDNHLMLVDLTNKDVTGKDAQIALDAAGITANKNTVPFETRSPFVTSGIRLGTPALTTRGMNEKDMEKVVAWIDAAIKGKDNESALAQIKADVKNFARQFPLFAW
- the fabF gene encoding beta-ketoacyl-ACP synthase II, producing the protein MKLKRVVVTGMAAITPIGNDLATSWQNLLKGVSGAGPITRFDATGFDTTFACEVKGFDPSQYFPAKQARRMDIFTQYAVAAALMAVKDSGLEITPELAPEVGVLIGCGMGGLNVIEEQHKKLLAGGPGRVSPFFIPVLIANMAAGQAAIFTGAKGPNVCTTTACASGAHGVGYAYTDIMLGRAKAMICGGVESTVAALGVCGFNALKALSTRNDDPTKASRPFDKDRTGFVMGEGAGILMLEELEFAKERGANILAEVAGFGASGDAYHMTAPPETGEGAALAMKAALREAGMQPTDIDCVNAHGTSTQLNDLCETRALKSVFGDYAYKLSVTGNKSMIGHCLGAAGAIESVFSVKTMLEGIVPGTINYDTPDPECDLDYTPNEPKVRTVNTVLNNSFGFGGTNACLVFKKFEA
- the acpP gene encoding acyl carrier protein produces the protein MSVVEKVKEIIVDQLGVSIDEVKPEAKFVDDLGADSLDLTELIMAMEEEFGVEIADEDAQKIVKVQDAIDYVSNKQA
- the fabG gene encoding 3-oxoacyl-[acyl-carrier-protein] reductase → MSNPPRLTALVTGGSRGIGAAVAKRLAKDGYSVLFTYVSKPDEAKAVAAHIMSEGGEAQALHLDISDRSAITAFFKEHIEGKTELEVLVNNAGITKDGLLVRMKDEDWDRVIGVNLTGAFTCLREAAKIMMKRRSGRIVNIVSVVGQSGNAGQANYVAAKAGLIGLTKTAALELASRNVTVNAVAPGFIESDMTAGLPDAVKAAFLEQIPLKKMGMPEDVASAVAYLASPEASYVTGQVLAVNGGLYR
- a CDS encoding beta-ketoacyl-ACP synthase III; the encoded protein is MHGRFTIEGFGRHVPERVLTNADLEAIVDTSDDWITTRTGIKERHIAAPGETSSDLAVVAARNALAQAGRTAQDLTHIFYATFTPDAVCPPASSILQEKLGIQGRSAVDMNAACSGFLYALEAGMGALALRPGSTALITASEITTCRTNWADRGTCVLFGDGAGAVILSDKEPKPGQAVIKDIITKSDGSLWPLLTVKAGGSGWPLKLGEQVKEDYFIEMNGPEVYKNAVRSMGQVCEEIVTRNGLAMDDVDLFIPHQANLRIIEAVGKRLKFTGDRVMVTVDRYGNTSAASVAIALSDAVSEGRVKSGSTVLLTTFGGGFTWGAAILKFI